DNA sequence from the Methanobrevibacter sp. genome:
TATTGCACATCATTTAATGGCTCATGTACAGGCTCTTAAAAGAGATTATGAACGTTTAGCTGACACTTATAAACGTGTTAACTTAAACCCGTTAGGTTCTGCTGCAATGGCAACTACAAGTTTTCCAATTAACAGACAATTAACAACAGATTTACTTGGTTTTGATGCATATTTGGAAAACTCAATGGATGGAGTTTCTGCAAGGGATTTCATTGCTGAGAGTGTCTTTGATTTGGTATCATTATGTACCACTTTGTCTAAAATCTGTGAGGAATTGGTTTTATGGAGTACATATGAATTCGGAGTTATTGAAATGGCGGATGAATATTCATCAACTTCTTCTATTATGCCTCAAAAGAAAAACCCTGACGTAGCGGAACTTGCAAGAGGTAAATGTGCAATCGTTAATGGTGAATTAGTTACTATTTTAACTATTCTTAAAGCTATTGCATACACTTACAATAGGGATTTACAGGAAATCACTCCACACTTATGGAATTCATTAAAAGTTACCAAAGACACTTTATCTATAGTAACTAAAATGTTATTATCTGTTGAATTTAAAACTGAAAGATGTGCTGAACTTGCTGGTAAAAACTTTGCAACTGCAACAGATTTAGCAGATATTATGGTACGTGAAAAACAAATTCCATTTAGAACTGCTCACAAAATCGTTGGAAGAATAGTTAATGAAGCAACTGCTAACAGTATGGCAGAAGAAGATATCACTTCAAAATTCATTGATGATATTGCAGTTGAGTTAGGTTTTGATGAATTGAATTTAGATGATGAATTGATTCAAAGAGCTTTAAATCCTGTTGAAAACGTAAGAATTAGAGCTGTTCCTGGTGGACCTGCACCTGAAATGGTTGAAATTGCACGTGAAAACATTAAAGATTTCTTAAATGTTGAATTTGAAAAACTTGGAATTTAATTCCAATATTTTTTTTAAAAAAATAGTTATTTAGGTTGACCTAAATATTTATATACTTTTGTTTATTAATATATTATTGTCGAGATAATCATTGATTATTTCGTAAGGTGGAGATATTAATAGAATACCAATCATTGGTAATGCTCAGCTTCTATTCATATTTCTATTCTTCTTTATTTTCGTGTTTTTGTGATTCCAAATAGCTTTCATGGATTTCTTCTGCTAGTTCTTCATTTCCTTCAATAATCGGTCCGGTATAGTCACAGTCATAGCAAACCCATTGGGACCAGTTTTGAGGAATAATCCATTTCACTTTTCTAGATCCACATCTAGGACAAATTTTATGCATCATATTATTCAATCTTGTAAAAGCTCCATATTAAATCTAATGCTTCTCCAGGTTCAAGTGCACCTGAACGTGTTTCTCTTAGAATCCTTTGAATTGAGAATTTTTTAATGTGTGGGAATTTTCTATGGGATTCATAAAGAAGTGGACATCCGAACCCTTTGAATGTGCTTAAATCATATGTTTTGATTAAGGATTTTATCTCTTGTTTTGCAACACTTAAACTTGCTGGAAGGTTCAAGCGATATAATGATTCTTCTTGTAAATTTATGCATTGGCTACCTGTTGCAAGCATATCTCCAAAAATTATTATTGGAATTTCTTTTGATTTTGCATATTCTTTCAAATGTTCGCCAGTGTTTTTGGAACATCTTCCGCAGGGATGGATTTTCC
Encoded proteins:
- the argH gene encoding argininosuccinate lyase, yielding MTDEAAIYTSSLEADKLLFEADIKTNFAHTSMLKHEGIVDGEIADKILCALDSLKEEGYDALVFDPSVEDVHMAIENYVTSKIGPEAGFMHTAKSRNDQVACDVRLVLREEIINIQIGILEFMEGLVEMAGEHLEDVFIGFTHLQHAQPITIAHHLMAHVQALKRDYERLADTYKRVNLNPLGSAAMATTSFPINRQLTTDLLGFDAYLENSMDGVSARDFIAESVFDLVSLCTTLSKICEELVLWSTYEFGVIEMADEYSSTSSIMPQKKNPDVAELARGKCAIVNGELVTILTILKAIAYTYNRDLQEITPHLWNSLKVTKDTLSIVTKMLLSVEFKTERCAELAGKNFATATDLADIMVREKQIPFRTAHKIVGRIVNEATANSMAEEDITSKFIDDIAVELGFDELNLDDELIQRALNPVENVRIRAVPGGPAPEMVEIARENIKDFLNVEFEKLGI